A region from the Anoplolepis gracilipes chromosome 2, ASM4749672v1, whole genome shotgun sequence genome encodes:
- the Flz gene encoding uncharacterized protein Flz isoform X2 has protein sequence MAIGKSVCLLFTFLTLTCVFSHPWTPQNEGRKLFGGYTIVPKACRPSLPSRIKSNGPAICMFNYECNRRNGEVVGACMDGFLFGACCQLPPKSSTNDNGEPPGIEGLLPLHQLDHVPDIPILLNPDGTPIGMFIPPSGEPTKIDDRPMSVSSYQDDTTYTKISSSNQDSLSKLPLPGTGNNAEKTQIVEQADVSHLAEKFPVLLGQQNIIDDLRLPELLTHSDSNNDIQDHQDQSAVNPVTTLLSPDQILQIADPVDQLPSLFSHGLSQNNHSYPETILLNENGTILDETNNPDEIFRPSTETSIDERITQSESTSDIWIKFPEHSAPSTMELTSTSQIPKSTISVMPKTPMVTQMYTNTQKLTSDILSTQLTENAFEKVNTVDKISTKEATNPMNLEATTPMTLSSIKEDLVKVPTITYDLPSGNKKKDDVLDKEEIAINHIISILNDTTPKSEVSMTVPAANSSPVWVSIDETSKPSHVKVSSTNYRPTTPAPSTFPYAYYKPSSFQPSKLSSAYYNYELIPTETTYTSQYSTSSPYVSRPSSQTTYSGGSSSSFTGSRPTTNPPAPTVIVLGPLGTEYSTKTTQKPVTRKPTGATIKPISTPIKTTPLRPTLVNTKKPSVSTTITHNINTVISNTATNNVVSSSYISVNLKDGTSAAPIVDVSTEAVITKPGSTKQRPSTKKPVIWTTVSSWSNKPVFNLKPSTPSFSWSVENLTPVSTLIFKDTTNDDIEYIKGTTTTAPCDDETAAPDDLINFPPVRNPNLNISVSISQQEKPTIVEIYNKTGYQDIELISENDIPTPTFLEDAVLTDKVDAFVNKLVESLQGNFQNLKDVVYSGNGTTAATVTPSNVTKRPINGTITTKRPTRKPTTKPSSLSATTSPTKRPPSTTKRPTRTTQKPSSEKPTRPTKVTTSRPKPATSQNITTKRPQATTKRPKPTRKPTTVLPSTTETIPPEDQNLISSSTSESSDAETNQPEFRTRCGIRPLVSRVGKIVGGKGAQFGEWPWQVLVREATWLGLFTKNKCGGVLITDKYVITAAHCQPGFLASLVAVFGEFDISGELESKRSITKNVRRVIVNRGYDPATFENDLALLELESPVQFDDHIVPICMPEDGIDFTGRMATVTGWGRLKYNGGVPSVLQEVQVPIMENAVCQEMFQTGGHSKLILESFLCAGYANGQKDSCEGDSGGPLVMERPDGRWFLVGTVSHGIKCASPYLPGVYMRTTYFKPWLHSITGV, from the exons atggCTATTGGGAAAAGTGTTTGTCTATTGTTCACCTTCCTTACTTTGACATGCGTCTTTTCTCATCCCTGGACGCCACAAAATGAAG GCAGAAAGCTATTTGGCGGCTATACGATAGTGCCAAAGGCGTGCCGGCCGTCATTGCCGTCGCGTATCAAATCGAACGGCCCGGCGATATGCATGTTCAATTACGAATGCAATCGGCGTAATGGCGAGGTCGTCGGCGCTTGTATGGACGGCTTCCTCTTCGGTGCGTGCTGCCAATTGCCCCCGAAGAGCTCGACGAATGACAACGGCGAGCCGCCCGGCATCGAGGGGCTTCTTCCTCTACACCAGCTCGATCATGTACCCGACATACCCATTTTGTTGAATCCAGACGGTACGCCGATCGGCATGTTTATTCCGCCGAGCGGTGAGCCTACGAAGATCGACGACAGACCGATGAGTGTCTCGAGTTATCAGGATGACACTACATACACGAAAATCTCCAGTTCGAATCAGGACTCTTTGTCAAAGCTACCGTTGCCCGGTACGGGAAACAATGCCGAAAAGACGCAGATAGTCGAGCAAGCGGACGTTAGTCACCTGGCTGAAAAATTCCCGGTTCTTCTGGGCCAGCAAAATATCATTGATGACTTGAGATTGCCGGAATTGTTGACACATTCGGATTCCAATAATGATATCCAAGATCATCAGGACCAATCAGCAGTAAATCCGGTCACTACGTTGCTGAGTCCGGATCAGATTCTGCAAATAGCGGACCCGGTCGATCAGCTTCCGTCGCTCTTCTCTCACGGACTGAGTCAGAACAATCACAGCTATCCGGAGACGATATTGTTGAATGAGAACGGCACGATACTCGATGAAACGAACAATCCGGACGAGATCTTCCGACCGTCCACTGAAACGTCGATCGACGAAAGGATCACGCAGAGTGAAAGTACATCGGATATCTGGATCAAGTTTCCGGAACACTCTGCTCCTTCCACGATGGAATTGACGTCTACATCTCAGATTCCAAAGTCGACGATATCCGTGATGCCGAAGACACCGATGGTGACTCAGATGTATACCAACACGCAGAAACTTACGAGCGATATACTTAGTACGCAACTGACGGAAAACGCATTCGAGAAAGTAAACACGGTTGACAAGATATCTACGAAAGAAGCGACGAATCCGATGAACCTCGAAGCTACCACACCGATGACACTCTCTAGCATAAAAGAAGATCTAGTGAAGGTGCCGACGATTACATACGACCTGCCATCAGGCAACAAGAAGAAGGATGATGTTCTCGATAAAGAAGAGATTGCTATCAATCACATAATCTCCATTCTGAACGATACCACGCCAAAATCAGAAGTCTCGATGACCGTTCCAGCTGCAAATTCCTCGCCGGTTTGGGTGAGCATCGACGAGACCTCGAAACCCTCTCACGTGAAGGTCAGTTCTACGAACTATCGACCTACCACACCCGCACCCTCGACATTCCCATATGCTTACTACAAACCCAGCTCCTTTCAACCTTCCAAACTCTCCTCGGCGTACTACAACTACGAGCTCATTCCTACCGAGACAACTTATACGTCACAGTATTCCACCTCCAGCCCATATGTCTCGCGTCCGTCCTCGCAAACTACCTATTCTGGCGGTTCCAGCAGCAGTTTCACCGGCAGTCGACCTACAACAAACCCTCCGGCGCCGACAGTGATAGTTCTCGGTCCACTCGGTACCGAGTATAGCACGAAAACCACTCAGAAACCTGTTACAAGGAAGCCTACGGGCGCAACCATCAAACCGATTTCAACCCCGATTAAAACCACGCCTCTCAGACCTACGTTAGTCAATACAAAAAAACCCAGCGTGTCCACGACCATAACCCATAACATAAACACCGTCATCTCCAATACCGCTACGAACAACGTAGTATCCAGCAGCTACATCAGCGTCAATCTAAAGGACGGCACCAGCGCGGCGCCGATAGTGGACGTCAGCACCGAGGCAGTCATTACGAAACCTGGGAGCACGAAACAGCGGCCAAGCACGAAGAAGCCAGTGATATGGACTACCGTGTCCTCTTGGTCGAACAAGCCGGTGTTCAATCTGAAACCGTCAACGCCCAGCTTCAGCTGGTCGGTCGAGAATCTAACGCCAGTCAGTACCCTGATATTCAAGGATACGACGAACGACGATATCGAATACATCAAGGGTACCACGACGACTGCACCGTGCGACGACGAGACCGCGGCGCCGGACGACCTTATCAACTTCCCGCCAGTGCGGAATCCGAATCTCAACATCTCCGTGTCGATCTCGCAGCAGGAGAAACCAACGATCGTCGAGATATACAACAAGACGGGGTATCAGGATATTGAACTGATTAGCGAAAACGATATCCCAACGCCTACGTTCCTCGAAGACGCTGTACTGACGGATAAAGTGGATGCTTTCGTCAACAAGCTTGTTGAGTCGCTCCAGGGTAACTTCCAG AACCTGAAAGACGTGGTCTATAGTGGAAATGGCACTACGGCAGCCACGGTAACACCTTCTAACGTAACAAAAAGACCGATTAATGGAACCATTACGACAAAGAGACCGACACGAAAACCTACGACCAAACCGTCATCTTTATCGGCAACGACAAGTCCGACAAAGAGGCCACCGTCGACCACGAAGAGGCCCACTCGTACCACCCAGAAACCGTCTTCCGAGAAACCAACGCGTCCCACCAAAGTGACCACCTCAAGGCCCAAACCAGCTACGTCACAGAACATTACGACCAAGAGACCTCAAGCAACGACGAAGCGCCCGAAACCGACTAGAAAACCCACAACTGTACTGCCCAGCACCACGGAGACGATTCCGCCAGAAGATCAGAATCTGATCTCGTCGAGCACGAGCGAGAGCAGCGACGCGGAAACCAACCAGCCAGAATTTCGGACTC GATGTGGCATAAGGCCTCTAGTCTCAAGAGTGGGAAAGATAGTCGGCGGAAAGGGCGCGCAATTTGGGGAATGGCCGTGGCAGGTCTTGGTTCGCGAGGCGACCTGGCTCGGTCTGTTCACGAAAAACAAGTGCGGAGGTGTCCTTATCACTGACAAATATGTGATCACAGCAGCTCATTGTCAACCAGG TTTCCTGGCTTCCCTGGTCGCGGTGTTTGGTGAGTTTGACATTTCGGGCGAGTTGGAATCGAAGCGCAGCATAACGAAGAACGTTCGCCGCGTCATCGTGAATCGCGGTTACGATCCGGCGACATTCGAGAATGATCTGGCGCTTCTCGAGCTGGAGTCACCGGTGCAGTTTGACGATCACATCGTGCCGATTTGCATGCCCGAAGACGGCATCGACTTTACCGGACGGATGGCGACGGTTACGGGCTGGGGCCGGCTAAAATACA ATGGTGGCGTGCCATCGGTGCTGCAAGAGGTCCAGGTGCCCATAATGGAAAATGCCGTTTGCCAGGAGATGTTTCAAACGGGTGGACATTCGAAATTGATTTTGGAAAGCTTTCTCTGCGCCGGATACGCGAACGGTCAGAAGGATTCCTGCGAG GGTGACAGCGGCGGCCCGCTGGTGATGGAACGACCGGACGGCAGATGGTTTCTGGTTGGAACCGTTTCTCACGGTATAAAATGCGCGTCTCCCTATCTACCGGGTGTGTACATGAGGACGACCTACTTCAAGCCCTGGCTGCACAGCATTACTGGAGTTTGA
- the Flz gene encoding uncharacterized protein Flz isoform X1 has protein sequence MRCTMAIGKSVCLLFTFLTLTCVFSHPWTPQNEGRKLFGGYTIVPKACRPSLPSRIKSNGPAICMFNYECNRRNGEVVGACMDGFLFGACCQLPPKSSTNDNGEPPGIEGLLPLHQLDHVPDIPILLNPDGTPIGMFIPPSGEPTKIDDRPMSVSSYQDDTTYTKISSSNQDSLSKLPLPGTGNNAEKTQIVEQADVSHLAEKFPVLLGQQNIIDDLRLPELLTHSDSNNDIQDHQDQSAVNPVTTLLSPDQILQIADPVDQLPSLFSHGLSQNNHSYPETILLNENGTILDETNNPDEIFRPSTETSIDERITQSESTSDIWIKFPEHSAPSTMELTSTSQIPKSTISVMPKTPMVTQMYTNTQKLTSDILSTQLTENAFEKVNTVDKISTKEATNPMNLEATTPMTLSSIKEDLVKVPTITYDLPSGNKKKDDVLDKEEIAINHIISILNDTTPKSEVSMTVPAANSSPVWVSIDETSKPSHVKVSSTNYRPTTPAPSTFPYAYYKPSSFQPSKLSSAYYNYELIPTETTYTSQYSTSSPYVSRPSSQTTYSGGSSSSFTGSRPTTNPPAPTVIVLGPLGTEYSTKTTQKPVTRKPTGATIKPISTPIKTTPLRPTLVNTKKPSVSTTITHNINTVISNTATNNVVSSSYISVNLKDGTSAAPIVDVSTEAVITKPGSTKQRPSTKKPVIWTTVSSWSNKPVFNLKPSTPSFSWSVENLTPVSTLIFKDTTNDDIEYIKGTTTTAPCDDETAAPDDLINFPPVRNPNLNISVSISQQEKPTIVEIYNKTGYQDIELISENDIPTPTFLEDAVLTDKVDAFVNKLVESLQGNFQNLKDVVYSGNGTTAATVTPSNVTKRPINGTITTKRPTRKPTTKPSSLSATTSPTKRPPSTTKRPTRTTQKPSSEKPTRPTKVTTSRPKPATSQNITTKRPQATTKRPKPTRKPTTVLPSTTETIPPEDQNLISSSTSESSDAETNQPEFRTRCGIRPLVSRVGKIVGGKGAQFGEWPWQVLVREATWLGLFTKNKCGGVLITDKYVITAAHCQPGFLASLVAVFGEFDISGELESKRSITKNVRRVIVNRGYDPATFENDLALLELESPVQFDDHIVPICMPEDGIDFTGRMATVTGWGRLKYNGGVPSVLQEVQVPIMENAVCQEMFQTGGHSKLILESFLCAGYANGQKDSCEGDSGGPLVMERPDGRWFLVGTVSHGIKCASPYLPGVYMRTTYFKPWLHSITGV, from the exons atggCTATTGGGAAAAGTGTTTGTCTATTGTTCACCTTCCTTACTTTGACATGCGTCTTTTCTCATCCCTGGACGCCACAAAATGAAG GCAGAAAGCTATTTGGCGGCTATACGATAGTGCCAAAGGCGTGCCGGCCGTCATTGCCGTCGCGTATCAAATCGAACGGCCCGGCGATATGCATGTTCAATTACGAATGCAATCGGCGTAATGGCGAGGTCGTCGGCGCTTGTATGGACGGCTTCCTCTTCGGTGCGTGCTGCCAATTGCCCCCGAAGAGCTCGACGAATGACAACGGCGAGCCGCCCGGCATCGAGGGGCTTCTTCCTCTACACCAGCTCGATCATGTACCCGACATACCCATTTTGTTGAATCCAGACGGTACGCCGATCGGCATGTTTATTCCGCCGAGCGGTGAGCCTACGAAGATCGACGACAGACCGATGAGTGTCTCGAGTTATCAGGATGACACTACATACACGAAAATCTCCAGTTCGAATCAGGACTCTTTGTCAAAGCTACCGTTGCCCGGTACGGGAAACAATGCCGAAAAGACGCAGATAGTCGAGCAAGCGGACGTTAGTCACCTGGCTGAAAAATTCCCGGTTCTTCTGGGCCAGCAAAATATCATTGATGACTTGAGATTGCCGGAATTGTTGACACATTCGGATTCCAATAATGATATCCAAGATCATCAGGACCAATCAGCAGTAAATCCGGTCACTACGTTGCTGAGTCCGGATCAGATTCTGCAAATAGCGGACCCGGTCGATCAGCTTCCGTCGCTCTTCTCTCACGGACTGAGTCAGAACAATCACAGCTATCCGGAGACGATATTGTTGAATGAGAACGGCACGATACTCGATGAAACGAACAATCCGGACGAGATCTTCCGACCGTCCACTGAAACGTCGATCGACGAAAGGATCACGCAGAGTGAAAGTACATCGGATATCTGGATCAAGTTTCCGGAACACTCTGCTCCTTCCACGATGGAATTGACGTCTACATCTCAGATTCCAAAGTCGACGATATCCGTGATGCCGAAGACACCGATGGTGACTCAGATGTATACCAACACGCAGAAACTTACGAGCGATATACTTAGTACGCAACTGACGGAAAACGCATTCGAGAAAGTAAACACGGTTGACAAGATATCTACGAAAGAAGCGACGAATCCGATGAACCTCGAAGCTACCACACCGATGACACTCTCTAGCATAAAAGAAGATCTAGTGAAGGTGCCGACGATTACATACGACCTGCCATCAGGCAACAAGAAGAAGGATGATGTTCTCGATAAAGAAGAGATTGCTATCAATCACATAATCTCCATTCTGAACGATACCACGCCAAAATCAGAAGTCTCGATGACCGTTCCAGCTGCAAATTCCTCGCCGGTTTGGGTGAGCATCGACGAGACCTCGAAACCCTCTCACGTGAAGGTCAGTTCTACGAACTATCGACCTACCACACCCGCACCCTCGACATTCCCATATGCTTACTACAAACCCAGCTCCTTTCAACCTTCCAAACTCTCCTCGGCGTACTACAACTACGAGCTCATTCCTACCGAGACAACTTATACGTCACAGTATTCCACCTCCAGCCCATATGTCTCGCGTCCGTCCTCGCAAACTACCTATTCTGGCGGTTCCAGCAGCAGTTTCACCGGCAGTCGACCTACAACAAACCCTCCGGCGCCGACAGTGATAGTTCTCGGTCCACTCGGTACCGAGTATAGCACGAAAACCACTCAGAAACCTGTTACAAGGAAGCCTACGGGCGCAACCATCAAACCGATTTCAACCCCGATTAAAACCACGCCTCTCAGACCTACGTTAGTCAATACAAAAAAACCCAGCGTGTCCACGACCATAACCCATAACATAAACACCGTCATCTCCAATACCGCTACGAACAACGTAGTATCCAGCAGCTACATCAGCGTCAATCTAAAGGACGGCACCAGCGCGGCGCCGATAGTGGACGTCAGCACCGAGGCAGTCATTACGAAACCTGGGAGCACGAAACAGCGGCCAAGCACGAAGAAGCCAGTGATATGGACTACCGTGTCCTCTTGGTCGAACAAGCCGGTGTTCAATCTGAAACCGTCAACGCCCAGCTTCAGCTGGTCGGTCGAGAATCTAACGCCAGTCAGTACCCTGATATTCAAGGATACGACGAACGACGATATCGAATACATCAAGGGTACCACGACGACTGCACCGTGCGACGACGAGACCGCGGCGCCGGACGACCTTATCAACTTCCCGCCAGTGCGGAATCCGAATCTCAACATCTCCGTGTCGATCTCGCAGCAGGAGAAACCAACGATCGTCGAGATATACAACAAGACGGGGTATCAGGATATTGAACTGATTAGCGAAAACGATATCCCAACGCCTACGTTCCTCGAAGACGCTGTACTGACGGATAAAGTGGATGCTTTCGTCAACAAGCTTGTTGAGTCGCTCCAGGGTAACTTCCAG AACCTGAAAGACGTGGTCTATAGTGGAAATGGCACTACGGCAGCCACGGTAACACCTTCTAACGTAACAAAAAGACCGATTAATGGAACCATTACGACAAAGAGACCGACACGAAAACCTACGACCAAACCGTCATCTTTATCGGCAACGACAAGTCCGACAAAGAGGCCACCGTCGACCACGAAGAGGCCCACTCGTACCACCCAGAAACCGTCTTCCGAGAAACCAACGCGTCCCACCAAAGTGACCACCTCAAGGCCCAAACCAGCTACGTCACAGAACATTACGACCAAGAGACCTCAAGCAACGACGAAGCGCCCGAAACCGACTAGAAAACCCACAACTGTACTGCCCAGCACCACGGAGACGATTCCGCCAGAAGATCAGAATCTGATCTCGTCGAGCACGAGCGAGAGCAGCGACGCGGAAACCAACCAGCCAGAATTTCGGACTC GATGTGGCATAAGGCCTCTAGTCTCAAGAGTGGGAAAGATAGTCGGCGGAAAGGGCGCGCAATTTGGGGAATGGCCGTGGCAGGTCTTGGTTCGCGAGGCGACCTGGCTCGGTCTGTTCACGAAAAACAAGTGCGGAGGTGTCCTTATCACTGACAAATATGTGATCACAGCAGCTCATTGTCAACCAGG TTTCCTGGCTTCCCTGGTCGCGGTGTTTGGTGAGTTTGACATTTCGGGCGAGTTGGAATCGAAGCGCAGCATAACGAAGAACGTTCGCCGCGTCATCGTGAATCGCGGTTACGATCCGGCGACATTCGAGAATGATCTGGCGCTTCTCGAGCTGGAGTCACCGGTGCAGTTTGACGATCACATCGTGCCGATTTGCATGCCCGAAGACGGCATCGACTTTACCGGACGGATGGCGACGGTTACGGGCTGGGGCCGGCTAAAATACA ATGGTGGCGTGCCATCGGTGCTGCAAGAGGTCCAGGTGCCCATAATGGAAAATGCCGTTTGCCAGGAGATGTTTCAAACGGGTGGACATTCGAAATTGATTTTGGAAAGCTTTCTCTGCGCCGGATACGCGAACGGTCAGAAGGATTCCTGCGAG GGTGACAGCGGCGGCCCGCTGGTGATGGAACGACCGGACGGCAGATGGTTTCTGGTTGGAACCGTTTCTCACGGTATAAAATGCGCGTCTCCCTATCTACCGGGTGTGTACATGAGGACGACCTACTTCAAGCCCTGGCTGCACAGCATTACTGGAGTTTGA